A window of the Microbacterium sp. AZCO genome harbors these coding sequences:
- a CDS encoding LacI family DNA-binding transcriptional regulator: MPRTTAKATITDVAKHAGVSLSTVSRVMNGNPTVDPALAERVRGVAAELGYTASPLARSLVLGRTQTVAVVVPDLGNPTFQAVLRGLSRAAATDGYHVLIADSAEQVAEERILAVETRRRTDGLILCAPRMADAELDALLPDVGPVVLVNRGMDAAVPAVAADYGTAVRGLAEHLYDLGHRRIAYLAGLARSASNAARLAALADFRDTRGDVELIELTSGVDFDSGAATADAVIASGATAVLAYNDLVAMGLLSAVAERGIRVPDDLSVTGFDDIPFARYTNPPLTTAAVPAEELGALAWRALQASLAGGDAPASVLLEPRVVVRGSTGPAAR; this comes from the coding sequence GTCGCGAAGCACGCCGGCGTCTCGCTCTCGACGGTGTCGCGCGTCATGAACGGCAATCCGACCGTCGACCCCGCCCTCGCCGAGCGCGTCCGAGGCGTCGCCGCCGAGCTCGGATACACCGCGAGCCCGCTCGCGCGCAGTCTCGTGCTCGGCCGCACGCAGACCGTCGCGGTCGTCGTGCCCGACCTCGGCAACCCGACCTTCCAGGCGGTGCTGCGCGGACTCAGCCGCGCGGCGGCCACCGACGGCTACCACGTGCTCATCGCCGACTCCGCCGAGCAGGTCGCCGAGGAGCGGATCCTCGCCGTCGAGACGCGGCGACGCACCGACGGGCTCATCCTGTGCGCGCCTCGCATGGCGGACGCGGAGCTCGACGCCCTGCTGCCCGACGTCGGCCCCGTCGTGCTCGTGAACAGGGGGATGGATGCGGCGGTCCCGGCCGTCGCCGCCGACTACGGCACCGCCGTCCGCGGCCTCGCCGAGCACCTCTACGACCTCGGGCATCGCCGGATCGCCTACCTCGCCGGCCTCGCGCGCAGCGCCTCGAATGCGGCGCGTCTCGCGGCGCTCGCCGACTTCCGCGACACCCGCGGCGACGTCGAGCTCATCGAGCTCACCTCCGGCGTCGACTTCGACAGCGGGGCGGCCACGGCCGACGCCGTCATCGCGAGCGGCGCGACGGCCGTGCTGGCGTACAACGACCTCGTCGCGATGGGCCTGCTCTCGGCGGTCGCCGAGCGCGGCATCCGGGTGCCGGACGACCTGTCCGTCACGGGGTTCGACGACATCCCGTTCGCGCGGTACACGAATCCCCCGCTGACGACGGCAGCCGTGCCCGCCGAGGAGCTCGGCGCACTCGCCTGGCGGGCGCTGCAGGCGTCGCTCGCGGGCGGGGACGCACCCGCCTCGGTGCTCCTCGAGCCCCGCGTCGTCGTTCGCGGCAGCACCGGACCCGCCGCGCGCTGA
- a CDS encoding Gfo/Idh/MocA family oxidoreductase codes for MSHRRYAVVGAGHRASMYVDAITQTYADRSVLVAICEPNPVRAGYYADLVSARGFEARTVWHPDALEDMIRTERVDRVVICARDDLHAPLIVRALDAGADVVVEKPLTIDAPSAAAIEAAVERTGREVVLTFNYRYSPRNSALRQVIQDGLIGDVLSVDFSWVLDTKHGADYFRRWHREKEHSGGLLVHKASHHFDLVNWWIRSTPRRVYASGGLRFYGADNAAARGLGDRPDRGTHDGAHDAFELDLRDDARLKALYFEAEQHDGYRRDRDVFGEGITIEDNLALVVDYASGATLSYSLNAHSPWEGYRVAVNGTLGRAELEVVERGAVLADEGLHPVLDPSAVDAGSSGSLRPEGERLLVQRHWEPAVEVPIESTGDGHGGGDRLLLSDVFVGPGDDPLARPADWRDGVQSIAVGIAGNRSLATGLPVEVAELGIPLLERVRA; via the coding sequence ATGAGTCACCGTCGGTACGCCGTCGTCGGAGCAGGTCACCGCGCGAGCATGTACGTCGACGCGATCACGCAGACGTACGCCGACCGGTCCGTGCTCGTCGCGATCTGCGAGCCGAATCCCGTGCGGGCGGGCTACTACGCCGATCTCGTCTCGGCCCGAGGCTTCGAGGCGCGGACAGTGTGGCATCCCGATGCCCTGGAGGACATGATCCGCACTGAGCGCGTCGACCGCGTCGTGATCTGCGCGCGCGACGACCTGCACGCTCCCCTCATCGTGCGGGCGCTGGATGCCGGCGCCGACGTCGTCGTCGAGAAGCCCCTCACCATCGACGCGCCCAGCGCCGCCGCGATCGAGGCAGCGGTCGAGCGCACCGGCCGCGAGGTCGTCCTGACCTTCAACTACCGCTACTCCCCCCGCAACAGCGCGCTGCGCCAGGTCATCCAGGACGGCCTGATCGGCGACGTGCTGTCGGTCGACTTCTCGTGGGTGCTCGACACGAAGCACGGCGCGGACTACTTCCGGCGCTGGCATCGCGAGAAGGAGCACTCCGGCGGCCTGCTCGTCCACAAGGCGAGCCACCACTTCGACCTCGTGAACTGGTGGATCCGGTCCACCCCGCGCCGCGTCTACGCGTCGGGCGGGCTGCGCTTCTACGGCGCCGACAATGCCGCCGCCCGCGGTCTCGGCGACCGACCCGACCGCGGCACGCACGACGGCGCGCACGATGCGTTCGAGCTCGACCTGCGAGACGACGCGCGCCTCAAGGCGCTCTACTTCGAGGCGGAGCAGCACGACGGCTACCGCCGCGACCGCGACGTGTTCGGTGAGGGCATCACGATCGAGGACAACCTCGCCCTCGTCGTGGACTACGCCTCCGGTGCGACGCTCAGCTACTCGCTCAACGCCCACTCGCCGTGGGAGGGGTACCGCGTCGCGGTCAACGGCACCCTCGGCCGCGCCGAGCTCGAGGTCGTCGAGCGCGGCGCCGTGCTCGCCGATGAGGGCCTGCACCCCGTGCTCGATCCGAGCGCCGTCGACGCCGGATCGTCCGGCTCGCTGCGCCCGGAGGGAGAGCGCCTCCTCGTGCAGCGCCACTGGGAGCCCGCCGTCGAGGTGCCCATCGAGAGCACCGGCGACGGCCACGGCGGCGGCGACCGCCTCCTCCTATCCGACGTCTTCGTCGGCCCCGGCGACGACCCGCTCGCGCGCCCCGCCGACTGGCGCGACGGCGTGCAGTCCATCGCCGTCGGCATCGCCGGCAACCGCTCACTGGCAACGGGCCTTCCCGTCGAGGTCGCCGAGCTCGGCATCCCGCTCCTCGAGAGGGTTCGGGCGTGA
- a CDS encoding NAD(P)-dependent oxidoreductase, giving the protein MTRIAVTGGAGRLGRSLVAGLSSAGHDLVSLDRAVSSAPELAGVTQVTVDLSDADAAAAALADARADALIHLAAIAVPFSAPEDVIMRTNAGLAVSVLGAAVKVGIPKIVAASSPTVLGYGSPHGWSPDRFPLDEDTPPRPWNAYALSKLLIEQTLGMLQRQTGDAVRFAAFRPCYVIAPEEWDGAPTQQGHTVRERLDDPALSAPALFNYIDARDVATFADTLLDALPEIPNGEVFFVGADDALAREPLAELVPRFHPGTEAAASVLTGTSPAFSNAKARRLLGWRPRFDWRSELERTDARKESAA; this is encoded by the coding sequence GTGACGCGCATCGCCGTCACCGGCGGGGCGGGCCGGCTCGGACGCAGCCTCGTCGCCGGACTGTCGTCGGCGGGGCACGACCTCGTCTCGCTCGACCGCGCCGTCTCCTCGGCGCCCGAGCTCGCGGGCGTGACGCAGGTGACGGTCGATCTGAGCGACGCGGATGCCGCCGCAGCGGCCCTCGCCGACGCCCGCGCCGACGCGCTCATCCACCTCGCCGCGATCGCTGTTCCGTTCAGCGCGCCGGAAGACGTCATCATGCGCACGAACGCGGGTCTCGCCGTGTCGGTGCTCGGCGCGGCCGTGAAGGTCGGCATCCCGAAGATCGTCGCCGCGTCGAGCCCGACGGTGCTCGGTTACGGCTCGCCGCACGGCTGGTCGCCCGACAGGTTCCCGCTCGACGAGGACACCCCGCCGCGGCCCTGGAACGCGTACGCGCTGTCGAAGCTCCTCATCGAGCAGACGCTCGGGATGCTGCAGCGCCAGACCGGCGACGCCGTGCGGTTCGCGGCATTCCGCCCCTGCTACGTCATCGCGCCGGAGGAGTGGGACGGCGCTCCGACGCAGCAGGGTCACACCGTGCGCGAGCGCCTCGACGACCCCGCGCTCTCGGCGCCGGCCCTCTTCAACTACATCGATGCGCGGGATGTCGCGACCTTCGCCGACACGCTGCTCGACGCGCTCCCCGAGATCCCGAACGGCGAGGTCTTCTTCGTCGGGGCCGACGACGCCCTCGCCAGAGAGCCGCTCGCCGAGCTGGTCCCGCGCTTCCACCCCGGCACCGAGGCCGCGGCATCCGTCCTCACGGGCACCTCGCCCGCATTCTCGAACGCCAAGGCACGCCGCCTGCTCGGATGGCGGCCACGATTCGACTGGCGCTCCGAACTGGAGCGGACCGACGCACGAAAGGAGTCGGCGGCATGA
- a CDS encoding 5-dehydro-4-deoxyglucarate dehydratase, which produces MKFDGILFFPVTPFDVHGRVDTAVLEQHLETSLTHSPGGVFPACGTGEFHALSASEAAGVVRTTVDVVAGRVPVVAGAGGPLGHALEVARAAADAGADGLLVLPPYLVGGPQAGLAAYVEAIAEASPLPVVVYHRGTAVYSPDTVRRLVANPKVVGFKDGVGDIGTAQLIVRAVAEEGRDDVAFFNGLLTAELTQAAYRGIGIPLYSSAAFAMAPDIANAYYRAYVDGDEERRLALVDGFYAPLVRLRDETPGFGVSLIKAGLRLAGLPVGSVRPPLVDPTPEQEERLAGILASGRALLESAAV; this is translated from the coding sequence ATGAAGTTCGACGGCATTCTCTTCTTCCCGGTGACCCCCTTCGACGTTCACGGCCGCGTCGACACCGCCGTACTCGAGCAGCACCTCGAGACGTCGCTCACCCACAGCCCCGGCGGGGTCTTCCCCGCGTGCGGCACAGGCGAGTTCCACGCCCTCTCCGCCTCCGAGGCTGCGGGGGTCGTGCGGACGACGGTCGACGTCGTCGCCGGCCGAGTGCCCGTCGTCGCCGGCGCGGGCGGACCCCTCGGCCACGCCCTCGAGGTCGCCCGCGCCGCCGCCGACGCGGGCGCCGACGGACTCCTCGTGCTGCCGCCCTACCTCGTCGGCGGCCCGCAGGCGGGCCTCGCGGCATATGTCGAGGCCATCGCCGAGGCATCCCCTCTCCCCGTCGTCGTGTACCACCGCGGCACCGCCGTCTACTCGCCCGACACCGTGCGCCGGCTCGTCGCGAACCCCAAGGTCGTCGGATTCAAGGACGGCGTCGGCGACATCGGCACGGCGCAGCTCATCGTGCGCGCGGTGGCCGAGGAGGGCCGCGACGACGTCGCCTTCTTCAACGGCCTGCTGACGGCGGAGCTGACGCAGGCGGCGTACCGCGGCATCGGCATCCCGCTGTACTCGTCGGCCGCGTTCGCGATGGCGCCCGACATCGCGAACGCCTACTACCGCGCGTACGTCGACGGCGACGAGGAGCGCCGCCTGGCGCTGGTCGACGGCTTCTACGCCCCGCTCGTGCGGCTGCGCGACGAGACGCCCGGATTCGGGGTCTCGCTCATCAAGGCAGGGCTCCGCCTCGCCGGCCTGCCCGTCGGAAGCGTGCGCCCGCCACTCGTCGACCCGACGCCCGAGCAGGAGGAACGGCTCGCCGGCATCCTCGCGTCGGGGCGCGCACTGCTGGAGAGCGCGGCGGTATGA
- a CDS encoding mandelate racemase/muconate lactonizing enzyme family protein: MTTIDSFDARLVRVPLTRPWASDVTTVGVIATHVVLSDGVEGWGFSWTPQIGAEAVLAHLAHDIAPFAQGRDADPAELWDATWAHIHEAGGGGVTTIGLAGLDLAVWDATARAAGLSITDHLGRARSSAVAYGSGVNLHYSLDELVAQAERWIEAGFDAVKIKVGKPDIAEDVARVRAVRETLGPRRALMIDANQRWHLEKATEAIAALSAFDLAWIEEPLRADDLAAHTELARRIAVPIALGENLHTIHRFGDFLRAGAGQIVQPNVVRVGGITPFLRIAALAADHRVALHPHLLPELSGQLALALPEVPGIAPPLAEDVEDAGFGALGALADPSPVVIADGRLTDLPHVGLGLRFR, translated from the coding sequence ATGACCACGATCGACTCGTTCGACGCGCGGCTCGTGCGCGTGCCGCTCACGCGGCCGTGGGCGAGCGACGTGACGACGGTGGGCGTCATCGCGACGCACGTCGTGCTCTCGGACGGCGTCGAGGGCTGGGGCTTCTCGTGGACGCCGCAGATCGGCGCGGAGGCCGTGCTCGCCCACCTGGCCCACGACATCGCGCCGTTCGCGCAGGGCCGCGACGCCGACCCCGCCGAACTGTGGGACGCCACGTGGGCGCACATCCACGAAGCAGGCGGCGGGGGCGTCACGACGATCGGCCTCGCGGGTCTGGATCTGGCGGTGTGGGATGCCACGGCCCGCGCCGCGGGGCTCTCGATCACCGATCACCTCGGCCGCGCGCGGTCGTCGGCCGTCGCGTACGGCAGCGGCGTCAACCTGCACTACTCACTCGACGAGCTCGTCGCGCAGGCGGAGCGGTGGATCGAGGCGGGCTTCGACGCCGTCAAGATCAAGGTCGGCAAGCCCGACATCGCGGAGGACGTCGCGCGCGTGCGCGCGGTGCGCGAGACGCTCGGACCCCGCCGGGCGCTCATGATCGACGCGAACCAGCGCTGGCACCTGGAGAAGGCGACCGAGGCGATCGCGGCGCTCTCGGCCTTCGACCTCGCCTGGATCGAGGAGCCGCTGCGCGCCGACGACCTCGCCGCGCACACCGAGCTCGCGCGCCGCATCGCGGTGCCGATCGCCCTCGGCGAGAACCTCCACACGATCCACCGATTCGGCGACTTCCTCCGCGCGGGCGCCGGTCAGATCGTCCAGCCCAATGTCGTGCGCGTGGGCGGCATCACGCCCTTCCTGCGCATCGCGGCCCTCGCTGCCGACCACCGGGTGGCGCTGCATCCGCATCTCCTCCCCGAGCTCTCCGGGCAGCTCGCCCTCGCCCTGCCGGAGGTGCCGGGCATCGCACCGCCCCTCGCGGAGGACGTCGAGGACGCCGGCTTCGGCGCACTCGGCGCCCTCGCCGACCCGTCCCCCGTGGTCATCGCGGACGGCCGCCTGACCGACCTGCCCCACGTCGGACTCGGCCTCCGCTTCCGCTGA
- a CDS encoding aldehyde dehydrogenase (NADP(+)), with translation MTSTAVRGTTLAELAEIVAAAAAAAPVWRASSAAERAGWLRAAADAVDAAADELVEIADRETRLGAARLRGEVGRTTGQLRLFATVVEEGSYLELTIDGADPSATPPRPELRRMLVPVGPVAVFSASNFPFAFSVAGGDTASALAAGAPVVVKAHSGHPELSRRTAEIVAAALEEAGAPAGSLALIEGRDAGNALVQHPVIQAAGFTGSLSGGRALFDLASGRPDPIPFYGELGSVNPVVVTPTAVAARGAALAQGLVGSFTLGVGQFCTKPGVVFVPRDAGFEELVASHATSAAGGPLLTDRITAAFPEGVDRLVTDPSVSVVAGARSAAGDDLAQPVVLATDATAVAERPDVLLEECFGPVTLLVRYDGPDDLRRALEAVPGSLTATLHSEPGDDVADVLDLLQLKAGRVLFAGWPTGVAVTWSQHHGGPWPATTSLHTSVGATAIRRFLRPIVFQDAPEALLPEPLRDASLEHLPHRRNGVLTA, from the coding sequence ATGACCAGCACCGCCGTCCGAGGGACCACCCTCGCCGAGCTCGCCGAGATCGTCGCGGCCGCCGCCGCGGCGGCGCCCGTGTGGCGCGCGTCCTCCGCCGCCGAGCGGGCCGGATGGCTGCGGGCCGCCGCCGACGCGGTCGACGCCGCCGCCGATGAGCTCGTCGAGATCGCCGACCGCGAGACCCGCCTCGGCGCCGCGCGCCTGCGCGGCGAGGTCGGCCGCACGACGGGTCAGCTGCGCCTCTTCGCGACCGTCGTCGAGGAGGGCTCGTACCTCGAGCTCACGATCGACGGCGCCGACCCCTCGGCCACGCCACCGCGCCCCGAGCTGCGCCGCATGCTCGTCCCGGTCGGCCCGGTCGCGGTCTTCTCCGCGTCGAACTTCCCTTTCGCGTTCTCGGTCGCGGGCGGCGACACGGCGTCGGCCCTCGCCGCCGGGGCGCCCGTCGTCGTGAAGGCCCACTCGGGGCATCCCGAACTGTCCCGCCGGACGGCGGAGATCGTCGCGGCGGCTCTGGAGGAGGCGGGTGCGCCGGCCGGTTCGCTCGCGCTGATCGAGGGACGGGATGCCGGGAACGCCCTCGTGCAGCATCCCGTGATCCAGGCCGCCGGCTTCACCGGATCGCTCTCCGGTGGGCGCGCCCTCTTCGACCTCGCGAGCGGCCGCCCCGACCCCATCCCGTTCTACGGGGAGCTCGGCAGCGTCAATCCCGTCGTCGTGACGCCCACCGCCGTCGCCGCCCGCGGCGCCGCGCTCGCGCAGGGCCTCGTCGGGTCGTTCACGCTCGGCGTCGGGCAGTTCTGCACGAAGCCCGGCGTGGTCTTCGTGCCGCGGGATGCCGGATTCGAAGAGCTCGTCGCCTCCCACGCCACCTCGGCGGCGGGCGGGCCGCTCCTGACCGACCGCATCACGGCGGCGTTCCCCGAGGGCGTCGACCGCCTTGTCACCGATCCGTCGGTGTCGGTCGTGGCGGGTGCCCGCTCGGCCGCCGGCGACGACTTAGCCCAGCCCGTCGTGCTCGCGACGGACGCGACCGCGGTCGCGGAGCGTCCCGACGTGCTGCTCGAGGAGTGCTTCGGCCCGGTCACGCTCCTCGTCCGCTACGACGGGCCCGACGACCTGCGCCGCGCGCTCGAGGCCGTGCCGGGCAGCCTCACGGCGACGCTCCACTCCGAGCCGGGCGACGACGTCGCCGATGTGCTCGACCTCCTGCAGCTCAAGGCAGGGCGCGTCCTCTTCGCCGGCTGGCCGACGGGCGTCGCCGTCACGTGGTCGCAGCACCACGGCGGCCCGTGGCCCGCGACGACGTCGCTGCACACGTCGGTCGGGGCGACGGCGATCCGCCGGTTCCTGCGGCCGATCGTCTTCCAGGACGCCCCCGAGGCGCTGCTGCCGGAGCCGCTTCGGGATGCCTCGCTCGAGCACCTCCCGCACCGCCGCAACGGAGTGCTCACGGCCTGA
- a CDS encoding LacI family DNA-binding transcriptional regulator, which produces MKRVGIRDVARRAGVSMSSVSNALNRPERVSDDIVVRVREAVDELGYVPLQAAQQLRVGRSGLLGMTVINITNPFFSDLVTGAEDAAGSGGLRVLVGNSDDDEVKEREYFELFGRVQVEGALVSPFGEPGERLARRLARSIPVVLVDRVDDDGVLDSVSFDDVAGGRMAAQHLIDLGRTRLAFLGGEEGVRQVRERLAGARQAVAATPGARIDATFAPRTGPGWGIQLGEMIAAMPADERPDGIVTTNDHLACGVVHGLLRGGVRVPDEVAIVGYDDIDFAAVAAVPLTSVRQPAREMGRAAAERLLQLVSGAAEPAGVAIRFEPELSVRASTVGYP; this is translated from the coding sequence ATGAAGCGGGTCGGCATCAGGGATGTCGCGCGCCGGGCCGGCGTGTCGATGAGCTCGGTGTCGAACGCGCTCAACCGGCCGGAGCGGGTGAGCGACGACATCGTCGTCCGCGTGCGCGAGGCCGTGGACGAGCTCGGCTACGTGCCGCTCCAGGCGGCGCAGCAGCTGCGCGTCGGACGCTCGGGCCTCCTCGGCATGACCGTCATCAACATCACGAACCCGTTCTTCAGCGATCTCGTCACGGGAGCGGAGGATGCCGCCGGCTCGGGCGGGCTGCGCGTGCTGGTCGGCAACAGCGACGACGACGAGGTCAAGGAGCGCGAGTACTTCGAGCTCTTCGGCCGCGTGCAGGTCGAGGGCGCGCTCGTCTCGCCGTTCGGCGAGCCGGGCGAGCGGCTCGCGCGGCGGCTGGCCCGCAGCATCCCGGTCGTCCTCGTCGATCGCGTCGATGACGACGGGGTGCTCGACTCCGTGTCGTTCGACGACGTCGCGGGCGGTCGGATGGCGGCCCAGCATCTTATCGACCTCGGCCGCACGCGCCTGGCCTTCCTCGGAGGTGAGGAGGGGGTGCGGCAGGTGCGCGAGCGCCTCGCAGGTGCGCGGCAGGCCGTCGCGGCGACCCCCGGCGCGCGGATCGACGCGACGTTCGCACCGCGGACGGGCCCGGGATGGGGCATCCAGCTCGGCGAGATGATCGCCGCGATGCCCGCGGACGAGCGCCCCGACGGCATCGTCACGACGAACGACCACCTCGCGTGCGGCGTCGTGCACGGCCTCCTGCGCGGGGGAGTGCGCGTGCCCGACGAGGTCGCGATCGTCGGCTACGACGACATCGACTTCGCCGCGGTCGCCGCCGTGCCGCTCACGTCGGTGCGGCAGCCCGCGCGCGAGATGGGCCGAGCCGCCGCCGAGCGGCTGCTGCAGCTCGTCTCGGGCGCCGCGGAACCGGCGGGCGTGGCGATCCGGTTCGAGCCGGAGCTGTCGGTGCGCGCCTCCACCGTCGGTTACCCCTGA
- the galE gene encoding UDP-glucose 4-epimerase GalE: MSWLVTGGAGYIGAHVVRALAAADLAPVVIDDLSSGHEGFVPEGVPFVRGTILDAALVEKALRDHDVEGVIHVAGYKYAGVSVRRPLHTYAQNVEGTRVVLEAMQAADVANIVFSSSAAVYGTPDVPLVTEDLPKRPASPYGESKLIGEWLLRDQATATAESEHPLRHTSLRYFNVVGSGDPVVYDTSPHNLFPLVFEALIEGRTPRINGDDYDTEDGTNVRDYVHVADIAAAHVVAAQRLAARQAIEPAYNLGSQNGLSVKQIMDAMARVTGIDFTPEIGPRRPGDPDRIVATGELAARDLDWANRYTVDEMVRTGWEARRAHS, from the coding sequence ATGTCCTGGCTTGTGACCGGCGGTGCCGGCTATATCGGCGCGCACGTCGTGCGTGCGCTCGCAGCAGCAGACCTCGCTCCCGTCGTCATCGACGACCTCTCCAGCGGCCACGAGGGCTTCGTGCCCGAGGGCGTGCCGTTCGTGCGCGGCACGATCCTCGATGCGGCGCTCGTCGAGAAGGCCCTCCGCGATCATGACGTCGAGGGCGTGATCCACGTCGCGGGCTACAAGTACGCCGGCGTCTCGGTGCGCCGGCCCCTGCACACGTACGCGCAGAACGTCGAGGGCACCCGCGTCGTGCTCGAGGCGATGCAGGCGGCGGATGTCGCGAACATCGTGTTCTCGTCGTCGGCCGCCGTCTACGGCACCCCCGATGTGCCGCTCGTCACCGAGGACCTCCCGAAGCGCCCGGCCAGCCCGTACGGCGAGTCGAAGCTCATCGGCGAGTGGCTGCTGCGCGATCAGGCGACCGCGACGGCCGAGTCGGAGCATCCCCTCCGCCACACGTCGCTGCGCTACTTCAACGTCGTCGGCTCGGGCGACCCGGTCGTGTACGACACGAGCCCCCACAACCTCTTCCCGCTCGTCTTCGAGGCGCTCATCGAGGGCCGCACACCGCGGATCAACGGCGACGACTACGACACCGAGGACGGCACGAACGTGCGCGACTACGTGCACGTCGCCGACATCGCCGCCGCGCACGTCGTCGCGGCGCAGCGCCTCGCCGCCCGGCAGGCCATCGAACCGGCCTACAACCTCGGCTCGCAGAACGGGCTGTCGGTGAAGCAGATCATGGATGCCATGGCCCGCGTGACCGGCATCGACTTCACGCCCGAGATCGGCCCCCGTCGCCCCGGCGACCCCGACCGCATCGTCGCCACCGGCGAGCTCGCCGCCCGCGACCTCGACTGGGCGAACCGCTACACGGTCGACGAGATGGTCCGCACGGGCTGGGAGGCCCGTCGCGCGCACAGCTGA
- a CDS encoding substrate-binding domain-containing protein: protein MADVGALAGVSGQTVSRVVNDSPRVDPATRLRVEQAMSRLGYRPHRAARALRTGRTQTVGLVASTLATVGNSRMLQAVADAAAARGYSLVVVTLGAATATPRGKSAASAIAGAFERLRDQGVDGAIVLNEATDLVRDASTPADLALVVVDSPRDDRFGVVVTDHAGGARAATEHLLALGHRTVHHLAGPTGSFAAAERERGWRDALAAAGAEASTPLRGDWSAASGHAAGAELPPDASAVFVANDQMALGMLRALAGDGRSVPRDVSVVGFDDVADAADYRPPLTTVRQDFDRLGERAIALLVDRIEAGRSAAGAYETIETQLTLRNSTAAPRD from the coding sequence ATGGCCGATGTGGGTGCCCTCGCCGGCGTGTCCGGGCAGACGGTCTCGCGTGTCGTGAACGACAGTCCCCGCGTCGACCCCGCCACGCGCCTCCGCGTCGAGCAGGCCATGTCGCGCCTCGGCTACCGTCCGCACCGCGCCGCCCGCGCCCTCCGCACGGGTCGTACGCAGACGGTCGGCCTTGTCGCGTCGACGCTCGCGACGGTCGGCAATTCGCGCATGCTGCAGGCCGTCGCCGATGCCGCGGCCGCGCGCGGCTACTCGCTCGTCGTCGTGACGCTCGGCGCTGCGACCGCCACGCCGCGAGGCAAGAGCGCCGCCTCCGCCATCGCGGGGGCCTTCGAGCGCCTTCGCGACCAGGGCGTCGACGGAGCCATCGTCCTGAACGAGGCGACGGATCTGGTCCGGGATGCCTCGACCCCGGCCGATCTCGCGCTCGTCGTCGTCGATTCGCCCCGCGACGACCGGTTCGGCGTCGTCGTGACCGACCACGCGGGCGGCGCCCGCGCCGCGACGGAGCATCTCCTCGCGCTCGGGCATCGGACCGTCCACCACCTCGCCGGGCCGACCGGCTCGTTCGCGGCGGCGGAGCGCGAGCGCGGCTGGCGTGACGCGCTCGCTGCGGCCGGGGCCGAGGCATCCACCCCCCTTCGCGGCGATTGGAGTGCCGCCTCGGGTCACGCGGCCGGCGCGGAGCTGCCGCCCGACGCGAGTGCCGTGTTCGTCGCGAACGACCAGATGGCGCTCGGGATGCTGCGCGCGCTCGCCGGTGACGGCCGGTCTGTGCCGCGCGACGTGAGCGTCGTCGGGTTCGACGATGTCGCCGACGCGGCAGATTACCGCCCGCCGCTCACGACGGTGCGGCAGGACTTCGACCGGCTCGGGGAGCGGGCGATCGCGCTGCTCGTCGATCGCATCGAGGCGGGTCGATCGGCCGCTGGGGCCTACGAGACGATCGAGACGCAGCTCACCCTGCGGAACAGCACCGCCGCTCCGCGCGACTGA